The genomic DNA GCGGCCGCACTACACGGTGGCCGAACTCGTGGCCGAGCATCGCGAGCTGCTCGACGCGGTGCAGCAGCGGGCGACGGAGGGTCACGCGTCCCGCGGCAGGCACGCTCTTCAGTCCGAGGCATCACCCGTGCGGCCTTCGTCTGAACAGGGCGCCTGCATTGCGTCGGGTCGGCGGCGCGCCGCGGCATCCGGTGCTGTTTTGGCCGATCAGCTGCGAAGGGGGAGACTGGATGCATGTCTTCCCCCGCTGCTGAAGCGGCAGCCGACGCGCCCAGAACCGAACCCGACGCCGAACCGACGCCCGAGGGCTACACCCTCTTCGCCGTGTTCCGGCGCGACCCCGCCCGACCCGACGACTTCGACGGGCACGACGTCCCGCGCGTCGTGCGCGACCTCGACGGCGCCATCGCGCTGGTCGAGGGCGAAGGCGTCGTGCTGCGCGGCATCTACGACGTGTCGGGCCTGCGTGCCGACGCCGACGTCATGCTCTGGCTGCACGGCCCGACGGCCGAGGGCCTGCAGTGGGCGCTTCGCGAACTGCGCCGCAGCCGCCTGCTGAAGGCGCTGCTGCCGACCTGGAACGCGATGGGCGTGCACCGCGACGCCGAGTTCAACCGGGCGCACGTGCCCGGGTTCCTGCGCGGGGTCGAGCCGAAGGGCTGGCTCACGGTCTACCCCTTCGTGCGCAGCTACGACTGGTACCTCCTCGAGCCGACCGAGCGCGCCCGCATGCTCGCCGAGCACGGGCGCAAGGGCGCCTCGTTCCGCGGGGCGATCGCCAACACGGTCGCCGCGTTCGCGCTCGGCGACTACGAATGGCTGCTGCCGATCGAGTCCGACGAGCTGACCGAGCTCGTCGACCTCATGCGCGAACTCCGCGCCACCGATGCGCGCCTGCACGTGCGCGAGGAGACCCCGTTCTTCACGGGTCGCCGAATCACCACCGCCGAACTCGTGGAGGTCCTGCAGTAATGACGCACTACGACGCGATCCTGCTGTCGTCGTTCGGCGGGCCCGAGGGTCAGGACGACGTGATCCCCTTCCTGCGCAACGTCACCGCGGGGCGCGGCATCCCCGACGAGCGCCTCGAAGAGGTCGCCCACCACTACCGCCACTTCGGCGGCGTGAGCCCGATCAACGAGCAGAACCGCCAGTTGAAGGCCGCGCTCGAGGCCGAGCTCGCGGCGCGCGGCATCGACCTGCCCGTGTACTGGGGCAACCGCAATTGGGCGCCGTACTTCGGCGACGTCGTGCGCGAGGCCGAGGCGAACGGGCACACCGAGCTGCTGGGCCTCGTCACCAGCGCCTACACGTCGTACTCGGGTGTGGGCCAGTACCGCGAGGACTTCCTGAAGGCGACGGATGGCACGGGCGTGTCGATCGACCGCATCCGCGAGTACTTCGACCACCCGGGCTTCGTGCAGCCGTTCGTCGAGGGCGTGCGCGAGGCGATCGCGTCGCTCGGCGGCGAGGGGGGCGCGCCCGACCGGATCCACGTGATGTACGTGACGCACTCCATCCCCACCGCGGCGGCGCTCGCATCGGGTCCGTCGTTCGGCGAGGGCGGCGCGTACGTCGCGCAGCATCTGGCCGTGGCATCCGTCATCAGCGAAGCGGCCGCTCCCGAATCGCCCTGGTCGCTCAGCTACCAGTCGCGCTCGGGCGACCCGCGCACGCCGTGGCTCGAGCCCGACATCAACGACGCGATCGCCGACCTCGCCGCTTCGACCGGCTCAGCGACCCGCGCAGTCGACGCGATCGTGATCGTGCCGTTCGGGTTCGTAAGCGACCACATGGAGGTCATGTGGGACCTCGACAACGAGGTCCTCGAGACCGCGGCCGAGCACGGCCTGAAGGCGCGCCGCGTGCCCACGCCCGGCGTGCACCCGGCGTACGTCGCCGGCCTCGTCGACCTCGTGCTCGAGCGCGTGAACGACGTGCCCGACGCCGACCGCCCGCACCTCACCGAGCTCGGGCCGTGGGCCGACCACGCGCGCATCCGGTCGGGCGAAGAGGTCGCGGATGCCACGTCCTCGGCGCCCTCGTCATCCGGAGCCGCGGCGCGATGAGCGCCATCCGGGTGGGCACGCGGGGCAGCGCCCTCGCGACGGCGCAGACGCGCTGGATCGCCGAGCGCATCGGCAAGGCCGCGAAGGCCGACATCGAACTCGTCGAGGTGACCACGCACGGCGACACGTCGCGCGCGTCGCTCAGCGAGATCGGCGGCGAGGGCGTGTTCGCCGCGGCACTGCGCGAGACGCTGCTCGCCGGCGACTGCGACCTCATCGTGCACTCGCTGAAAGACCTGCCGACCGCCGACCTGCCCGGCCTGCGCCTGGGCGCGGTGCCCAAGCGTGCCGATGCGCGCGACGCACTGTGCGCCCGCGACGGGCTCACCCTCGCCGAACTGCCCGAGGGCGCCCGCGTCGGCACCGGCTCGCCGCGCCGCATCGCGCAACTGCGTGCCGCCCGTCCCGACCTCGAGGTCGTCGACCTGCGCGGCAACGTCGACACCCGGCTCGGCAAGGTCGCGTCGGGTGAACTCGACGCGGTGATCCTGGCGGCCGCCGGTCTCGGTCGACTCGGGCGGACCGAGGCGATCACCGAACTGTTCGAACTCGACGTCTGGCCGACCGCGCCCGGCCAGGGCGCGCTGGCGATCGAGGTGCGCGGCGGGCGGCTCGACCGCTCGCTCGAGCAGGCGCTCGACGCGGTCGAGCACCGTTCGACACGGGCCACCGTGCTCGCCGAGCGGCTCGTGCTCGCCGGCCTCGAGGCGGGCTGCACCGCCCCGGTCGCGGCGCACGCGTTCATCGACGACGAACTCCTGTTCCTCTCGGCGACGGTGTACAGTGCCGATGGAACCCGGCGGGTGACCAGTTCGCACGCCGCCACCCCCGACAGTCGCTCGGCCGATGACCTGGCCGACGCGGCGCGCGACGTCGCATCCCGTGCCGTCGCGGAACTCCTCGGCAACGGTGCCGCCGACCTTGCACCCCCCGCGGAGGCACCGTGACCGAATTCGAGCCCATGACCGGCGCGATCAGCCTGCCCGGAACCGTCGAGGGCAAGCCGCTCGCCGGATGGCGTGTCCTGGTGCCGCGCGGCGGCCCCTGGGGCGACAGCGTCGCCGCGTCGCTGCGTGCACGCGGCGCATCGCCCATCATCGCGCCGATGATCAACTTCGCACCGACCGACGACCAGCCCGCCCTCGAGGAGGCGCTGCGCAAGCTCGCCGCCGGCGAGTTCGACTGGCTCACGGTCACGAGCGCCACCACGGTCGACGTGCTGGCGTCGTACCACGCGGTGATCCCCCCGACGACGAAGGTCGCCGCAGTCGGCGAGACCACCGCCGCGGCCTTGGTCGCCGCCGGGTATCGCGCCGACATCGTGCCGAGTGAGGACAACTCGGCCAGGGGCCTCCTCGAGGAGTGGGAGGCGGCCACCGACGGGCAGAAGGGCCTGCGGGTGCTGGCGCTGCGGTCGGCCATCGCGAAGCAGGTGCTGTCGGTCGGGCTCGCGCGCATCGGGCATCACGTCGAGGCGGTCGTCGCGTACCGCACCGTCGGGGTGCCGGTCGCGCAGAAGGTCGTCGACGATGTGCGCGCCGGTCGGGTGAACGCGGTGCTCGTCACCTCGGGCAGCGTCGCCGAGCAGGTGCAGCTGCAGCTCGGGCCGATCCCCGAGCACACGCTGATCGCCGCGATCGGCCCCCAGACCCAGAAGGATGCCGCGCACTTCGGCCTGCGCGTCGACGTGGTCGCCACCGAACGCAGCGCCGAGTCGCTCATCGACGCGGTGGTGAACGCGGCGCTCGCCAGCGCCTGAGCGCGCGACGGGGCATCCGCTCAGGCTGCCCGACGTAGGCTGGTTCGGTGACCGCGACTCCGCATCCCGTCATCCGCCCCCGCCGCCTTCGCTCCGGACCCGCCATGCGCCGGCTCGTGTCGGAGACGCGGCTGCACCCCGCCGACCTCGTGCTGCCCGTATTCGTACGCGAGGGCGTGACCGAGCCGATGCCGATCAACTCGATGCCGGGCGTCGTGCAGCACTCGCTCGACAGCCTGCCCGCCGCGATCGCCGAGGCTGCGGCCGTCGGCGTCGGCGGCGTGATGCTCTTCGGCGTGCCCGAGTCGCGCGACGCGGTGGGGTCGGGGGCGACCGATCCCGACGGCATTCTGAACGTCGCGACTCGCGTCGCCCGCGAGGCGGCCGGCGACGCGCTCGTCGTGCAGACCGATCTCTGCCTCGACGAGTTCACCGACCACGGGCACTGCGGCGTCCTTCGCCCCTCGACGGGCTGGGGGACCGACTTCGTGGTCGACAACGACGCGACGCTCGAGCGGTACCGCGAGATGGCGCTCGTCCAGGCGGCGAGCGGCTCGCAGCTGCTCGGCCTCAGCGGCATGATGGACGGCCAGACCGCCGCCGTGCGCGAGGCCCTCGACGAGGCCGGCTTCGCGGATGTCGCACTGCTGGCGTATGCGGCGAAGTACGCGAGCGCCTTCTACGGACCGTTCCGCGATGCGGTGGAGTCGCAGCTCGAGGGCGACCGGCGCACCTACCAGCTCGATCCCGGCAACCGGCGCGAGGGCGTGCGCGAGGCGATCCTCGATATCGACGAGGGCGCCGACATCGTCATGGTGAAGCCCGCGGGCAGCTACCTCGACGTGCTCGCCGACGTGGCCGCCGCGAGCGATGTGCCCGTGTGGGCCTACCAGGTCTCGGGCGAGTACGCCATGATCGAGGCC from Agromyces larvae includes the following:
- a CDS encoding ferrochelatase — encoded protein: MTHYDAILLSSFGGPEGQDDVIPFLRNVTAGRGIPDERLEEVAHHYRHFGGVSPINEQNRQLKAALEAELAARGIDLPVYWGNRNWAPYFGDVVREAEANGHTELLGLVTSAYTSYSGVGQYREDFLKATDGTGVSIDRIREYFDHPGFVQPFVEGVREAIASLGGEGGAPDRIHVMYVTHSIPTAAALASGPSFGEGGAYVAQHLAVASVISEAAAPESPWSLSYQSRSGDPRTPWLEPDINDAIADLAASTGSATRAVDAIVIVPFGFVSDHMEVMWDLDNEVLETAAEHGLKARRVPTPGVHPAYVAGLVDLVLERVNDVPDADRPHLTELGPWADHARIRSGEEVADATSSAPSSSGAAAR
- a CDS encoding uroporphyrinogen-III synthase, with translation MTGAISLPGTVEGKPLAGWRVLVPRGGPWGDSVAASLRARGASPIIAPMINFAPTDDQPALEEALRKLAAGEFDWLTVTSATTVDVLASYHAVIPPTTKVAAVGETTAAALVAAGYRADIVPSEDNSARGLLEEWEAATDGQKGLRVLALRSAIAKQVLSVGLARIGHHVEAVVAYRTVGVPVAQKVVDDVRAGRVNAVLVTSGSVAEQVQLQLGPIPEHTLIAAIGPQTQKDAAHFGLRVDVVATERSAESLIDAVVNAALASA
- the hemB gene encoding porphobilinogen synthase; translation: MTATPHPVIRPRRLRSGPAMRRLVSETRLHPADLVLPVFVREGVTEPMPINSMPGVVQHSLDSLPAAIAEAAAVGVGGVMLFGVPESRDAVGSGATDPDGILNVATRVAREAAGDALVVQTDLCLDEFTDHGHCGVLRPSTGWGTDFVVDNDATLERYREMALVQAASGSQLLGLSGMMDGQTAAVREALDEAGFADVALLAYAAKYASAFYGPFRDAVESQLEGDRRTYQLDPGNRREGVREAILDIDEGADIVMVKPAGSYLDVLADVAAASDVPVWAYQVSGEYAMIEAAAAYGWIDRGRAIVESVRGIRRAGADVVLTYWATELAGWLKDGLE
- the hemQ gene encoding hydrogen peroxide-dependent heme synthase, whose amino-acid sequence is MSSPAAEAAADAPRTEPDAEPTPEGYTLFAVFRRDPARPDDFDGHDVPRVVRDLDGAIALVEGEGVVLRGIYDVSGLRADADVMLWLHGPTAEGLQWALRELRRSRLLKALLPTWNAMGVHRDAEFNRAHVPGFLRGVEPKGWLTVYPFVRSYDWYLLEPTERARMLAEHGRKGASFRGAIANTVAAFALGDYEWLLPIESDELTELVDLMRELRATDARLHVREETPFFTGRRITTAELVEVLQ
- the hemC gene encoding hydroxymethylbilane synthase; translated protein: MSAIRVGTRGSALATAQTRWIAERIGKAAKADIELVEVTTHGDTSRASLSEIGGEGVFAAALRETLLAGDCDLIVHSLKDLPTADLPGLRLGAVPKRADARDALCARDGLTLAELPEGARVGTGSPRRIAQLRAARPDLEVVDLRGNVDTRLGKVASGELDAVILAAAGLGRLGRTEAITELFELDVWPTAPGQGALAIEVRGGRLDRSLEQALDAVEHRSTRATVLAERLVLAGLEAGCTAPVAAHAFIDDELLFLSATVYSADGTRRVTSSHAATPDSRSADDLADAARDVASRAVAELLGNGAADLAPPAEAP